TCAGGAAACGGCAAAAGCAGTCTCAAAACAAGATGTTGTTTTTTTTATGTGCCTGATAAACAAAGGTGAAAGGAGGGAAGATCAGCCCAGCGCACGCCACGGCCGGGTGGGCGTTTGCGTGAGAAGCTCGCAGCCCTCTTTCGTCACCAGGACCATTTGCTCGACGTTGGCTCCGCCAACATCGGGCAGGTTGAATGTGGGTTCAACACAAAGAACTGTATTTTCCTCGAGCACCGAATTGTTATCCGGCTGGATCAAGGGCGCCTCCACTGTCTCAAGCCCGATTCCATGGCCCGCCATGGGAAATACATATTTTCCGGCGCCAGCAGCATTCGCATCCAGAAATTGCGTGGCGGCATTGTGCACATCCGCTGCGGTGACGCCCGTCTGAACGGCGGAAATGGCGGCTTCCGTTATGGCTGCGCAAAGCTCCAGCATTTCTTCCACTTTGGGATCCAATTTTTTCCCCGGCACAACCGCTGTACGGTTGACATCAAATCCGTAGCCCTCAAAAGCCCCGACGTAGTCGAAGCGAATCACATCGCCCGCTTCGATCTTCCGCTGCGTGGCTTGCGGCCACCGCGAACCCCAACTGCTCCAGGGGCCGCTGTGAACACGGACGTAGCGGACAAAATCGGCACCAGACCGCATGCCCGCCGCATGTCCTTCGGCGCACAAATCGCTCTCCCGCACGCCCGGCCGGATGGCCCCAAAAATGGCTTCATATCCCGCTTCCACAATTTTCGCCGCACCGCGCAGATATTCGACCTCGATCGCGCTTTTGCGGGCGCGCATTCCATCCACAATCGCATTGGCATTGACGAATGTTGCCTCATCCATCTCCTCGGAAATGTCCCGGTACATCGTGGCGGGCATAATGTCCTCCCCCGCAATCCCGATCCGTGCCTTTCCCGCGTCCAGTTTTTTCAGTTGGTTGATGACCGAAAGGGAAATATTGGGCTCGGGGCGGACATCTTCAATATGGACCATTTCACGCCGGAAATTCCGGTGATCGACGAAAAGTACGGGCTCGCCCGAGGCCGGCAGCACCAGCAGACCGTGTCCCATGCCGCGGACTTTTTCGCTGAACGCGCCCGGCGGGAACGGGGGGAAATGATTGGTCAGATAGGTGAGACTCCCCATCCGATCATAAAAAGAGCGCCCGATGACGAGGAGAACATCGATATTTTGTTCCGCCATCAATTTCCGGGCACCCGCGAGGCGCTCCTGGATGATTTCTTTCGAAACCCCTGTTCCATTTTCAAGGACCATCAGCTGAACCTCGGAAGAAGTTCAGACACGAAATTCTCCAATTGTTCCTCCTGGCCGCCTCCGGCAAAACGGATAACGAACGTCCCAGCGCCTGCTTCGATATATCCGCGAAGCTGCTCTTCCACCTGAGCACCATCGCCGACAATGACCAAAAGTTGTTGTTGAACGGTTTCGAAAGGCTTGTGGTAATACGTAGAGAGAAAATCTCCACATTCTTTTTTGGCCTTTTCTCCGTCGGGATTGATGTTCATCGTGACATAAAGACACTGCGGTATATCCTCTATATCGCTTCGGCCCGCCTCTTCCGCAAATTCCAGAATTTTCTCCCAGCACTGCCTGTAAAGCTCCACCGTGATGGAATTCGTAATCCATCCGTCCGCGAAACGGGCGACACGCCGCAGTCCCGAATCCACCAAGTTGCTGGATATCCAGATCGGGGGACCGCCAGGCGTCTGGGGTCGGGGTTCGAGTTCCACTCCCTCGAATGAAAAATACTTCCCGCGATAACTTGCTTTCGGTTCTTTCAGCAGCAATTTCGCGATTTCCACCGTCTCCGTGAATCGGCGTGCCCGTTCATGGAGCGGTACGCCGAGCGTTTCAAACTCGAACTTGAGGTCCGGGCGCCCGACTCCGAGTCCGGGAAGCACTCTTCCCGGAAACATGCAATCCAGCGTGCTCAACGATTGGGCCAGCATGACGGGGTGGCGAAGCGCCGCGAGCATCACCGCCGTTCCGACCTGAACTTTTTGGGTCGCAGCGAGGACGGCTCCCCAGGTCGTAAAGCTCTCGAGGCGAGGCTTCGCCAAAACGCTGTCACCCAGCCAGACGGAATCCAGGCCAAGGGATTCCGCCTTCCGGGCGAGAGAAAATATGGACGCTGCGTTTGTGGGCTTCCCTTTCGCTTGAACGACGACGCCGCGTGTAGGAAGAAGATATCCGAAATGATAACCGGCCATGGAAACCCACCTTTCAAAGTACTTATCAAGAGAAATATGCTCGCCGGAAAGATTCAGAAAGTATGCTTCATATAAAATACGGATTCAAGTGTTCGGGAAACTCGGACCCATTTTCAGATTCTCCGCTTCTATCAAATTACGCCCGCGAAAAAGTCAGGTTCACGCTGCCCACGGCAACGGAAGAGTCAATTTTCGACAAAAATTCTTTTTCCTGGATGGAAAGATTCACACCGTCCAATGCGACAACCGCATCCGCCGTTCCTTCTTGGAACGTTTTTTTGGCACCTTGAATTTCAATTTTCACCATCAACACATCTCTCGATGAAAAAATCAGATGACGTAAATCAGCGTCCTTACAACCGATCGGCCAACCAATCTATCTTAAAACGAACCGCATTGGAGATGTTGTCCGTCTGACAATGATTCTCACCCAAGGTGTCGGGTGTCCATATTTTCAACTCCTTGTCCGCAACGGTCAATTCTTCATAAGTGCGGTAGGCGGATTCCACGCGTACGATGCGGTCCTGCTCTCCATGGCTGACGAGCACAGGGCAACGGACCTTGTCCAGAATGCCTTCCAGGGTGAAATCCTTCAGTATCTCCCGACAGCTTTTGTCGTCGCTGGCGCCCATGAGGAACTGGAACTGCCGCTGGATGGGAGGGTAAAAATCATACACATCCGCCAGCCAGTCGTAGCACGCGCCCCAGACCACGACCGCTTTAATCCTATCGTCAAAAGCAGCCGTCCGCGGCCCGTAATAGCCCCCGGCGCTTCGCCCGATGAAACCCACCCTTTCGGGGTCCACCTCCGGTCTTGTGATCAGCCAATCGATCATGGCGGACACCGCCACCTCGTAATCGGGGCGGGCGTAAAGATTCCGTAGCCGAAGCGAAGCGCCCTGCCCGGGACCATCGACAAGGAGCAGATGAATTCCGCGGGCCAGCACTTCCTGTCCGCCGAGAAAATAAAGCTCCTCCGCAATCGTGTCGGCCCCCCCCAAAAGGATGCACACCGGCCCCGACCGGTCGCTCGCCGGCACAAACCAGCCCGGCAAGCCAGTATTTTCGTAGGGAATCTCCACACGCTCAAAGGGCGTATCGAACAGCGAAGCCGCCTTTTCAAAATTCGCGATGCATCTTTTGTAGGTGGGAATCTTGCGGCTGTCGCCAAGCAGAAAAAATTCCGACACGCGAAAATAATTGGACGAACGCAAATAACATGCCCGTGCTGTCAGCCGATGGCCCAGCGCCAGCTCGGCGTCCGCCCTCTTTTCAACTTCCTCTCCCAACCGATACCATTCCCGGTGCCAGGCTTCCTCATCACCCGCGGGAATGTTCCGCACGGCGTCGTGGGCTTCGTGAAAATCGCCCCCGCCGAAATGCGCTTCGGACACAAGCCGCAAAAACTGCCACGACATTGTCCAGTGCGACGGATAATATTCGAACATCGGCATGTCATGACTCCTATCAAGGTTTCTTGCAGATGATGTTCAACAACGCCTGCCGGCCTTCCTCTTTCACCGCGCGAAGGGCCCGCTCAAGGGCCGGCAAGACCTGATCGGGCTCCTCCACCCGTTCGCCATACCCTCCGGAGGCCTCGCATATTTTTTCGAAAGCGGGCGAAGGCTCCAAGGATGTAAAGGCATATGCATCCTGTCCAACAGCCCAACCATCCGGGTACATCATCTTGGCGTTGCGTTTCACAGAGCCCCATGTGGCGTTGTTGAAAACCACCACAACGATGGGAAGCTTGCTGGCTCGAGAGACCCAGTGGCAAGCCACAGGATTCGAGAAAATATAGGCGCCATCGCCGCACGCCAGAAAAACGGTCCGATCGGGCGATGCCAACTTTGCGCCCAGGGCAGCCCCAAAACC
The sequence above is drawn from the bacterium genome and encodes:
- a CDS encoding Xaa-Pro peptidase family protein, yielding MVLENGTGVSKEIIQERLAGARKLMAEQNIDVLLVIGRSFYDRMGSLTYLTNHFPPFPPGAFSEKVRGMGHGLLVLPASGEPVLFVDHRNFRREMVHIEDVRPEPNISLSVINQLKKLDAGKARIGIAGEDIMPATMYRDISEEMDEATFVNANAIVDGMRARKSAIEVEYLRGAAKIVEAGYEAIFGAIRPGVRESDLCAEGHAAGMRSGADFVRYVRVHSGPWSSWGSRWPQATQRKIEAGDVIRFDYVGAFEGYGFDVNRTAVVPGKKLDPKVEEMLELCAAITEAAISAVQTGVTAADVHNAATQFLDANAAGAGKYVFPMAGHGIGLETVEAPLIQPDNNSVLEENTVLCVEPTFNLPDVGGANVEQMVLVTKEGCELLTQTPTRPWRALG
- a CDS encoding LLM class flavin-dependent oxidoreductase, with product MAGYHFGYLLPTRGVVVQAKGKPTNAASIFSLARKAESLGLDSVWLGDSVLAKPRLESFTTWGAVLAATQKVQVGTAVMLAALRHPVMLAQSLSTLDCMFPGRVLPGLGVGRPDLKFEFETLGVPLHERARRFTETVEIAKLLLKEPKASYRGKYFSFEGVELEPRPQTPGGPPIWISSNLVDSGLRRVARFADGWITNSITVELYRQCWEKILEFAEEAGRSDIEDIPQCLYVTMNINPDGEKAKKECGDFLSTYYHKPFETVQQQLLVIVGDGAQVEEQLRGYIEAGAGTFVIRFAGGGQEEQLENFVSELLPRFS
- a CDS encoding prolyl oligopeptidase family serine peptidase; this encodes MPMFEYYPSHWTMSWQFLRLVSEAHFGGGDFHEAHDAVRNIPAGDEEAWHREWYRLGEEVEKRADAELALGHRLTARACYLRSSNYFRVSEFFLLGDSRKIPTYKRCIANFEKAASLFDTPFERVEIPYENTGLPGWFVPASDRSGPVCILLGGADTIAEELYFLGGQEVLARGIHLLLVDGPGQGASLRLRNLYARPDYEVAVSAMIDWLITRPEVDPERVGFIGRSAGGYYGPRTAAFDDRIKAVVVWGACYDWLADVYDFYPPIQRQFQFLMGASDDKSCREILKDFTLEGILDKVRCPVLVSHGEQDRIVRVESAYRTYEELTVADKELKIWTPDTLGENHCQTDNISNAVRFKIDWLADRL